In Halomicrobium zhouii, the sequence GACCGCTCACAGTCGTTTTACTTCCTGGGGTTCAACACCCGGCGGGCGCCGTACGCGAACCCCCGCTTTCGCCAGTTGATCGCACAGCTCGTCGACCGACGCCACCTTGTGCAGTCGGTCTTCTCGACGTTCGCCGCCCCCGCCATCTCGCCGCTGGCACGCACCGACTGGGTAACCGACGACCTGGCCTGGCGCGGCCGGGACCCGATCACCCCGTTCATCGGGGCCGCGGGGGAAGTCGACGAGGCCCAGGCCCGGGCGGCGTTCCGCGAGGCCGGCTACCAGTACGACGACCAGGGCCGACTGCTGGGGGTCTGAGATGGGGCTGCTGGCCGTCGTCGTGGAGGTCGTGACCGCCGTCGGCCTGTTGCTGGCGACGACTGCCGCCGTCGTCGTCGGCCCGGACCGCCTCCGACAGCTCCGTCGATCACTTCGCGACCGGGTGCGCGCCGCCCTCGGACCGATCGTCGCGCTCGCGGTGGTCCTCGCGATCAACGCCGTCGTCCGCGACGTCGGCCTGGAACTGTCCTGGCTCGTCGGCGTCAACGTCACGGCGGCCATCTACGCCGTCGAGGGCGAGTTCGTCGCGTGGCTCCAGTCGCTCGGGACACCCGCCGTCACGACGGTGCTCGGGTACGTCTACGTCTACGGCTACGCCTTCCTCGTCACCTTCCCGCTGGTGGCGTATCTGGCCCTGGAGGACCAGCGATATCTCCGCGCGACTGCGACGGCCTACGTCGTCAACTACGGCATCGGGCTGATCTGCTACGTACTCTTTATCGCCTACGGCCCCCGGAACTACATGCCCGACATGGTCCAGTCGCTGCTGTACGACGCGTTGCCGCGGTTCCAGCTGCTGACGAGCGAGATCAATACGAACACGAACGTCTTTCCTTCGCTGCACACCTCGCTGTCGGCGACCGTCGCGTTGCTGGCCGTCCGGACGCGCGATATCTACCCGCGCTGGCTGCCGGTAGCATCGGTTCTCGCCGTGCTCGTCGCGCTCGCGACGATGTACCTCGGCATCCACTGGGCGACCGACGTGGTCGCTGGACTCGTCCTCGCCGCGGGCGCCGTCGCCGTCGCCTCGCGAGTCCACTCCATCTAGCCGTCGCCGTTCCCGGTAGCACCACTGCCACCCGCACCACTGCCACCGTCGCCGACGTCGCGAACCCGGAAGACGACGACGCCCTCGTTCTCGAACACCGGCTCGTACCGGTCGCGATTGGCGAGGGACCGGTCGAGCGTGCCGAAGTTCGCCTGGTCGAAGCCGCGGACGGTGTAGTGGCCCTTCGGGACGTAGAGGTAGTCCGGCTCCTGTTCGAGGCTGGGGGTCCACCGTTCCACGCAGCCGGCAGACTGGCACGTCGACGCGTTCACGTACGCGCCGAGGTGGCGCTCGTAGGTGGCCGGCTCGCGCCACTCCATCCCCCACGGGCCGAGCAGGATGGTCCGGTCGGCCACCACCGGGAACCACTCTGCCGCGTCGCCGAGGACGACGAACGTGGCCTCCGGCGACGTCTCCGTGCCGGCCCACTCCATCGCCTGGACGTCCGCGTCGTCGACGAACGCCGGCGTCGTGTCGCCCGTTCGCTCGTCGAACTCGTAGCCGACGGTGCCGACGCCGGCCGTCGCGACGACGACGAGCGCGGCCATCGCCAGTTTCCGGCGGTGTTCTCCGACTGCCGGCCACCACGAGCGACTCCTGTCGACGAGGACGACCGCCGCGCCGACGAACGCGAACGCGCCCACGGTGTAGGCGAAGCGGGGCTGTGCGAAGAGGAACTCGGCGGCGAGGAGCCAGACTCCGATCACTCGCCAGCCGCCGAGGACGGCGACGGCACCCGCGGCGAGGACGAGGAGCGACCACACCGAGACGCCCGAAAGCACGGCGAACAGGCCGCCACCGACGCCGCCGTGGGTCCCCGCGGCGGACGTGAACACGTCGAACCCGAACCGCGAGGCGACGGTCAGCCACCACGGGGCGGTGAGGACGAGGCCGCCGACGCCGACGACGGCGCCGTCCAGGAGGCCGGAAAGTGAGCGGTCGTAGCCCGCCCAGAACACGAGGTAGGTCACGACGACGAACAGCGCGTAGGTCGGATGGGTCAGCAGGACGAGTGCGAACAGCGGGAGTCCGACTGCCACCCACTCCCGGTCGCGGTCGCGGAAGATCCGGAGGGCGGCGTACGCGCCCGACAGCGCGAGCAGGAACGCCGGCGCGCGAACCAGCCCGCCGGCGCTGATGTGCCACTCGAGGACCTGCGGGTTCACCGTGACGAGGACCGCCGCGGCCGCTCCCCGGAGACGGCCGTCGAGCAGGTCCCGGCCCAGCAGGTAGGCGGGGACGAGTGCGAGGACGACGACCAGCGGCGGGACGAACCGTGCCGCCGCGAAGGCACCGGCACCCAGGTCACGCAGGACCGCGAGCGCGTAGAACGCCAGCGGCGGGTAGGCGAAGGGGACGCCCTCGGCAGTGTAGTGGGGTATCGTCTCCGGCAGTCCGTAGCCCGCCGCGCGGATCTCGTCGGCCGTGAGCGTGTACAGCCCCGCGCCGTAGGCGGGGTACTCGTTGAGCGCGAGGTAGAGGCCGGCGACGACGAGGCCCACGAGCAGCGCGCCGCCGAGCCAGGGGCGGTCCCGCCGGTCGAGGGGGATCTGCGGTCGATCGAACCGGTCGGTCGAGCGGGTGAACAGGCGATAGCTCATTTTCGGCGGACGTCGAGCGGGGACTGGACGTCGACCTGCAGGTCGGCCCGGCGCCACTCGTGGCGCGCCCAGAGCGGGACGGCCACGAGCAGGCCGACGACCGCCACGATCTGGAGGGGGCCGACCCAGGACGGGAGCAGGTAGATGATGCCGTTGACGATGGGTTTCGGCACCAGGTCGACGACGGACTGGGACGCCTGCTCGGTCCCGGAGTCGGCGGACGGTTCACGACTCGTCAGGTCCAGGCTGGCGGCGCTCTCGCCGCCCGTGCTCTCGTCGCCGGTCCCCAGTCGCTCGGCCTCGTAGGGGAAGCCGACGTCGACGCTCCAGACGACGCTCCCGTTGGGGGCGACTTCGATCACCCGATTCCCGTTGGAGTCGGTGACGAGCGTGTTGCCGTTCGGCAACCGGTCGGCGTCGCGAGGCCACTGGAGGCGGCGGTCTTCCCAGGACCAGGACTGCTCCCAGCCCCCGTCTTCGCGCTGGTACTCCAGAACCCGGCCGTTCTCGGAGTCGGCGACGACGACGGCTGGCCCGCCACGCTCGGCGGGAATGAAGTCGGGGTTGTGCTGTTCGTACATCGTGTCGTAGTCGTCCTCGCTCCCGAGGGTCCACTCGTCCATGAGCCCCCGTTCCATATCGACGAAGACGACCTGGTCCTGGTTGCGCAGACTGATCATGACGACGTCCCGGCCGTCGATTTCGACGAGTTCGACGTCGTTGAGGTGCGTCCAGTCCTCGGGGTAGGGACCGCCGCTGTCGGTGTCGAAGTCGGCCTGGGCGTCCCACTCCCACTCGACCAGCTGGGTCGTGGTGTTGACGACGTAGGCCCGGTCGCGGTCGATGTCGGCGACCAGCAGCCGGTG encodes:
- a CDS encoding phosphatase PAP2 family protein; this encodes MGLLAVVVEVVTAVGLLLATTAAVVVGPDRLRQLRRSLRDRVRAALGPIVALAVVLAINAVVRDVGLELSWLVGVNVTAAIYAVEGEFVAWLQSLGTPAVTTVLGYVYVYGYAFLVTFPLVAYLALEDQRYLRATATAYVVNYGIGLICYVLFIAYGPRNYMPDMVQSLLYDALPRFQLLTSEINTNTNVFPSLHTSLSATVALLAVRTRDIYPRWLPVASVLAVLVALATMYLGIHWATDVVAGLVLAAGAVAVASRVHSI
- a CDS encoding glycosyltransferase family 39 protein — encoded protein: MSYRLFTRSTDRFDRPQIPLDRRDRPWLGGALLVGLVVAGLYLALNEYPAYGAGLYTLTADEIRAAGYGLPETIPHYTAEGVPFAYPPLAFYALAVLRDLGAGAFAAARFVPPLVVVLALVPAYLLGRDLLDGRLRGAAAAVLVTVNPQVLEWHISAGGLVRAPAFLLALSGAYAALRIFRDRDREWVAVGLPLFALVLLTHPTYALFVVVTYLVFWAGYDRSLSGLLDGAVVGVGGLVLTAPWWLTVASRFGFDVFTSAAGTHGGVGGGLFAVLSGVSVWSLLVLAAGAVAVLGGWRVIGVWLLAAEFLFAQPRFAYTVGAFAFVGAAVVLVDRSRSWWPAVGEHRRKLAMAALVVVATAGVGTVGYEFDERTGDTTPAFVDDADVQAMEWAGTETSPEATFVVLGDAAEWFPVVADRTILLGPWGMEWREPATYERHLGAYVNASTCQSAGCVERWTPSLEQEPDYLYVPKGHYTVRGFDQANFGTLDRSLANRDRYEPVFENEGVVVFRVRDVGDGGSGAGGSGATGNGDG
- a CDS encoding aryl-sulfate sulfotransferase; amino-acid sequence: MVGSDRVRLVFAVVTVVFAATLLVSYAAPQVTGDELRDESSLERAFETGDRDPIVEPRENITVIATDSTAFVTGEGSGPRERAELVALAPDGSIYYHNNSHTRYWDVDPVAGTDATVEYVYADHLDADECDAETVCTRNGVERVNLTTGDVEHVYSRITPGKHSTRWHDVDRIDEHRLLVADIDRDRAYVVNTTTQLVEWEWDAQADFDTDSGGPYPEDWTHLNDVELVEIDGRDVVMISLRNQDQVVFVDMERGLMDEWTLGSEDDYDTMYEQHNPDFIPAERGGPAVVVADSENGRVLEYQREDGGWEQSWSWEDRRLQWPRDADRLPNGNTLVTDSNGNRVIEVAPNGSVVWSVDVGFPYEAERLGTGDESTGGESAASLDLTSREPSADSGTEQASQSVVDLVPKPIVNGIIYLLPSWVGPLQIVAVVGLLVAVPLWARHEWRRADLQVDVQSPLDVRRK